The following are from one region of the Thiocapsa rosea genome:
- a CDS encoding glycine zipper domain-containing protein, producing the protein MKTIAIPLAFVAAVALSGCGNTTGARVGTGTALGLATGAAIGAFSAQAGAGALIGAGVGALGGYLVDEHKKGNL; encoded by the coding sequence TTGAAAACGATCGCTATCCCTTTGGCTTTTGTGGCTGCCGTTGCGCTCTCAGGCTGCGGAAATACCACGGGGGCCCGTGTCGGAACCGGCACAGCACTCGGTCTTGCAACCGGCGCTGCGATCGGGGCGTTCAGTGCCCAGGCCGGAGCGGGCGCGTTGATCGGTGCCGGTGTCGGAGCGCTCGGAGGCTATCTCGTCGACGAGCATAAAAAGGGCAATCTGTAG
- a CDS encoding DUF1269 domain-containing protein, producing the protein MSDLIVVSFPEEHLAFELRAELAKMQKAYLIDMEDVVVVTKDDSGKVKLHQAVNLSAVGAVGGGFWGMLIGLVFLNPLLGAAVGAGAGALSGKFSDIGINDDFMKGLAQNFQPGCSAVFILVRKVTADKVLEGLAEFKGKGKVLQTSLEKDQEESLKAFLEGAS; encoded by the coding sequence ATGAGTGATCTGATTGTCGTTTCGTTCCCCGAGGAACATCTGGCGTTCGAGTTGCGCGCCGAGCTTGCCAAGATGCAGAAGGCGTATCTCATCGACATGGAAGACGTGGTCGTCGTGACCAAAGACGATTCCGGTAAGGTCAAGCTCCATCAGGCCGTGAATCTCTCCGCGGTCGGCGCGGTCGGCGGCGGCTTCTGGGGAATGTTGATCGGTTTGGTCTTCCTCAACCCGCTCCTCGGCGCGGCGGTCGGGGCCGGTGCCGGTGCGCTGTCCGGCAAATTTTCGGATATCGGCATCAACGACGATTTCATGAAGGGATTGGCGCAGAACTTCCAACCCGGCTGCTCCGCGGTCTTCATCCTCGTGCGCAAGGTCACGGCGGACAAGGTCCTCGAGGGTCTTGCGGAGTTCAAGGGCAAAGGCAAGGTGCTGCAAACCTCGCTGGAAAAAGATCAGGAAGAAAGTCTGAAGGCGTTTCTGGAGGGCGCGAGCTGA
- a CDS encoding translocation/assembly module TamB domain-containing protein, translating into MTDLPDSDDPRAPVDAHRPVLGAESDPDPAQPAITTALVSHRPRRQRPFRVQNPRPFAGFPLVLMLFLLWLSATQSGLRTLLDLVTELNPERFHVGLVEGRLFGRIAASDLSIQLPTFAIRIGRIDLAWSPLRVFGGTLSIAEFRATDVDVIPSDRVRDSEDLLVLPDLLLPLSIELVSARVERLRIFTANSEGAVAVVDRAELSGRLADGLLSIERVGVVLIEPAFEAQGSGMARLTGAYPLDLDMNWELRPTRSAHLLGHTRLDGDLADLAVLSTVTGSVDLDLDLEISDPLGHPRWSGTLGLVALDLPAFDADLREVAFSGTLAIRGDRASTSVVGEIQVEPADRPALGLLTASLDLLWKDLALEIRSLDLRRIGSRMQLSARGLIDLNSSAEVASARAQSNAAGPDAPATAPAWDMHLSGTALNPAELLAAFVVDADPERWSGLLDLKVASRGRLTETGLALTAALEGLSGELRGYPVSATGDFALAEGRLAIDGFRAESGPSTLQIDGALDQSLDLRFALDSPDLASLYPGAAGRVQATGSVSGAVGSPRLQVELNAADVGFAEQGIARLSALADLDLASEGRLEIRLDGQDLLIEGRRWKHLSIRGEGRRADHRLDLSLAGDPFSVALSLAGGLEDTGSYRGEMTALRLDSLDVETWDLGRPSPFAVTWPSFAVGPLCVRHARGSGGCLEISRGADAAVTLGVALDRLDLELLAPLLPSDLLLEGDAALDGRFVANGASLEGRAAATLSTGLLRVPSTRGAGEVIRLSGTRLDIDATAGNLRGRLALPLEGLGQADVDLELTGWRLDDPIRPAQPLSGRIRARLDGLERFGDPIPQLSRLRGHLNADVALGGTISMPDLRGEVRVERGGFNVPLLGLDVSDLTLSARAASAGRIQLSGGADVGDGRLEIGGDGGFGPEGARARLRATGERLVLVDTSEYFVRVSPRLDLDATVQGAQVRGEILIPEARISPRALPAGTVRPSNDVVIKGTDRPPRYPIDLAIGLRVGDGVSLDAFGLTGSLAGNLDLIKTPGRDLSGDGQLQIRDGQYRIPTGLGIAADLVAPLSISRGQLIWVRNPIRNPGLLFLVQRGSGRTTANVRVIGTLADPQFTFFSNTDPAMSQSDAITFLATGIAPGGTAADHSAAFAFGRYIAPGTFLEYQTGLGDARNRFRLRRNLTDRIQLEAQSGASQSVDLFWSFEPARSDRQTLAPAPGDAIDRE; encoded by the coding sequence ATGACCGACCTGCCCGATTCCGATGACCCACGGGCGCCGGTCGATGCGCATCGGCCGGTGCTCGGTGCTGAATCCGATCCCGACCCTGCGCAACCCGCTATCACGACCGCCCTCGTCTCGCATCGGCCTCGACGGCAGCGCCCCTTTCGCGTCCAGAATCCGCGCCCTTTTGCGGGATTTCCTCTCGTTCTAATGCTGTTCCTGCTCTGGCTGAGCGCGACCCAGTCCGGTCTGCGCACGCTTCTGGATCTGGTCACCGAGCTGAACCCGGAGCGCTTTCACGTTGGCCTGGTCGAGGGCCGACTCTTCGGTCGTATCGCCGCCTCCGATCTCTCGATCCAGTTGCCGACCTTCGCGATCCGCATCGGCCGCATCGACCTCGCGTGGTCGCCCCTGCGCGTGTTCGGAGGAACCCTCTCGATCGCCGAGTTCCGTGCGACGGACGTCGACGTGATTCCGAGCGATCGCGTGCGTGACTCGGAAGACCTCCTTGTACTGCCCGATCTTCTCTTGCCGCTGTCCATCGAGCTGGTCTCCGCACGCGTGGAGCGCCTGCGGATCTTTACGGCGAACAGCGAAGGAGCCGTTGCCGTAGTTGATCGGGCCGAGCTCTCCGGACGGCTCGCCGACGGCCTGCTGTCCATCGAGCGCGTCGGGGTCGTCCTGATCGAGCCGGCGTTCGAGGCGCAGGGCAGCGGCATGGCTCGGTTGACCGGGGCTTACCCGCTCGACCTCGACATGAACTGGGAGCTGCGGCCGACCCGGAGCGCGCACCTGCTGGGCCATACCCGTCTGGACGGAGACCTGGCGGATCTCGCCGTCCTGAGCACGGTAACCGGTTCGGTCGACCTGGATCTCGATCTCGAGATCAGCGATCCGCTCGGGCACCCGCGGTGGAGCGGCACGCTCGGGCTTGTGGCCCTGGATCTGCCCGCCTTCGACGCCGATCTGCGCGAGGTGGCGTTCAGCGGCACCCTCGCGATACGGGGAGACCGGGCATCGACCTCGGTTGTCGGCGAGATCCAAGTGGAACCCGCCGACCGGCCAGCTCTCGGCCTTCTCACCGCCTCGCTGGATCTGCTGTGGAAAGACCTTGCGCTCGAGATCCGGTCCCTGGATCTGCGCCGTATCGGCTCGCGCATGCAGCTCTCGGCGCGGGGCCTGATCGATCTGAACAGCAGCGCCGAGGTCGCGTCAGCCCGAGCACAATCGAATGCGGCCGGACCCGACGCTCCGGCCACGGCACCGGCTTGGGACATGCACCTGAGCGGCACGGCACTGAACCCTGCCGAGTTGCTCGCCGCATTCGTCGTGGATGCCGACCCGGAGCGCTGGTCGGGCCTCCTCGATCTAAAGGTCGCCAGCCGCGGCCGGCTCACCGAGACAGGTCTCGCCTTAACGGCGGCACTCGAAGGGCTGAGCGGCGAGCTGCGGGGGTATCCGGTTTCCGCGACCGGTGACTTTGCGCTCGCCGAGGGCCGACTGGCCATCGATGGCTTTCGCGCCGAATCCGGGCCGAGCACACTGCAGATCGACGGCGCGCTGGATCAGTCGCTCGATCTGCGCTTCGCACTCGACTCGCCCGACCTGGCGAGCCTCTATCCTGGGGCAGCGGGCCGAGTCCAAGCCACAGGCTCGGTCTCCGGCGCCGTCGGCTCGCCGCGTCTGCAGGTCGAGCTGAACGCCGCAGACGTCGGTTTCGCCGAACAGGGCATCGCGCGTCTGTCGGCCCTCGCCGACCTGGATCTCGCGTCCGAGGGACGTCTGGAGATCCGCTTGGACGGACAGGATCTTCTGATCGAGGGCCGCCGTTGGAAGCATCTCTCGATCCGCGGCGAGGGCCGCCGAGCGGACCATCGGCTGGATCTTTCCCTGGCGGGGGATCCGTTTTCGGTCGCGTTGAGCCTCGCGGGCGGCCTGGAGGACACCGGCAGCTATCGGGGAGAGATGACCGCGTTGCGGTTGGACAGCCTCGATGTCGAGACCTGGGACCTCGGGCGGCCGAGTCCCTTCGCGGTGACCTGGCCGTCCTTTGCCGTCGGACCACTCTGCGTCCGGCATGCGCGGGGATCCGGCGGTTGTCTGGAAATCTCGCGAGGTGCGGACGCAGCCGTGACGCTCGGGGTTGCTCTGGACCGACTCGATCTTGAACTTCTCGCGCCCCTCTTGCCGTCGGATCTCCTGCTGGAAGGCGACGCCGCGCTCGATGGACGATTCGTGGCCAACGGAGCGAGCTTGGAAGGACGCGCCGCGGCAACCCTGTCGACGGGTTTGCTGCGCGTGCCGAGCACCCGCGGCGCGGGAGAGGTCATCAGGCTGTCGGGCACCCGACTCGACATCGACGCAACGGCCGGCAACCTGAGAGGCCGTCTCGCCCTCCCGCTGGAGGGATTGGGCCAGGCCGATGTCGATCTGGAGCTGACCGGTTGGCGGCTCGACGATCCGATCCGCCCCGCGCAGCCGCTGAGCGGCCGCATCCGCGCCCGACTCGACGGCTTGGAACGGTTCGGAGACCCGATCCCCCAACTCTCGCGCTTGAGAGGCCATCTCAACGCGGATGTCGCGCTCGGGGGCACGATCAGCATGCCCGATCTTCGCGGTGAGGTTCGGGTCGAGCGCGGGGGTTTCAATGTCCCTCTCCTCGGCCTGGATGTTTCAGACCTGACGCTGTCGGCACGCGCCGCTTCGGCGGGGCGTATCCAACTCTCGGGCGGGGCCGACGTCGGCGACGGGCGTCTGGAGATCGGCGGCGACGGCGGATTCGGCCCCGAAGGTGCGCGTGCGCGGCTTCGGGCGACCGGAGAGCGGCTCGTCCTCGTCGACACGAGCGAATACTTCGTGCGGGTGTCGCCGAGGCTCGATCTGGATGCAACCGTACAGGGCGCGCAGGTGCGCGGCGAGATCCTCATCCCGGAGGCGCGCATCAGCCCACGCGCGCTTCCTGCCGGGACGGTGAGGCCCTCGAACGACGTCGTCATCAAGGGGACGGACCGCCCACCCCGCTATCCGATCGATCTCGCCATCGGGCTGCGCGTCGGCGATGGAGTGAGCCTGGATGCCTTTGGTTTGACCGGCAGTCTTGCAGGGAACCTGGACCTGATCAAAACCCCCGGCCGCGACCTCTCGGGCGACGGGCAATTGCAGATTCGCGACGGCCAATACCGGATTCCGACCGGTTTGGGGATCGCGGCCGATCTCGTCGCGCCTCTGAGCATTTCACGCGGTCAGCTGATCTGGGTCCGAAACCCGATCCGGAATCCGGGACTGCTCTTTCTAGTGCAGCGCGGAAGCGGCAGAACAACCGCAAACGTCCGGGTGATCGGCACACTCGCCGACCCGCAATTCACCTTCTTTTCGAACACGGACCCGGCGATGAGCCAGTCCGACGCGATCACCTTTCTGGCCACCGGAATCGCGCCCGGCGGCACCGCCGCCGACCACAGCGCGGCATTCGCCTTCGGCCGGTACATCGCTCCCGGAACCTTCCTCGAATACCAGACGGGGCTCGGCGATGCCCGGAATCGGTTCAGGCTGCGTCGAAACCTCACCGATCGCATTCAGCTCGAAGCCCAGAGCGGGGCGAGCCAGAGTGTCGATCTCTTCTGGAGTTTCGAACCTGCACGGTCCGACAGACAGACGCTCGCCCCCGCGCCGGGAGACGCGATCGACAGGGAATAA
- a CDS encoding DUF3611 family protein has product MFKKFIESTLQKTRTLPRISLARSFTRLGWTGFWIQIVVGAIPIVLMSYTFVFAQSPTGPRAGLPIVEYLTMGSLAILVFTTFWFYRYTRIAKRIAGPEQSPSEEDLAGTVWVGLVASSVAILFTIIVMFIEVAHLLFYFLSTPQGGVPVFQTTGAGPASWVSAVDMLSLMSMVMTLLAELVVMVFSLWLLFRVTEGSPEYGGGKVVV; this is encoded by the coding sequence ATGTTCAAGAAGTTTATCGAGAGTACTTTGCAAAAGACCCGAACCTTGCCGCGCATCAGCTTGGCGAGATCGTTTACGCGGCTGGGCTGGACCGGATTCTGGATCCAGATCGTGGTGGGGGCGATCCCGATCGTGCTCATGAGCTACACCTTCGTCTTCGCACAATCGCCCACCGGACCGCGTGCCGGTTTGCCGATCGTCGAATATCTGACGATGGGAAGCCTGGCGATCCTGGTTTTCACCACCTTCTGGTTCTATCGCTATACCCGGATCGCCAAGCGGATCGCCGGCCCGGAGCAGTCCCCCTCGGAAGAAGACTTGGCCGGAACCGTCTGGGTCGGTCTGGTTGCAAGCAGCGTGGCGATCCTCTTCACCATCATCGTGATGTTCATCGAGGTGGCGCACCTGCTGTTCTATTTCCTCTCCACGCCGCAGGGTGGTGTTCCGGTCTTCCAGACCACCGGGGCCGGACCGGCTAGCTGGGTCTCGGCTGTCGACATGCTCAGCCTGATGTCCATGGTGATGACCCTGTTGGCCGAGCTTGTGGTCATGGTCTTCAGCCTCTGGCTGCTGTTCCGAGTCACCGAAGGCTCGCCCGAGTACGGCGGGGGCAAGGTCGTCGTCTAA
- a CDS encoding potassium/proton antiporter encodes MIESLELFLLMASGLVLLSVLMSPLAIRLGAPILLIFLGIGMLVGQDGPGGYAFDDFELAYHVGSIALAVILFSGGLGTRVRDIRVSWGPALMLATFGVVITAAVVGVSIWLLGVSLLVALLLGAVIGSTDAAATFLLLQGRGIKLKGRVMETIVVESGLNDPMAIFLTIVLVSFVDAGGAELSWALGVTFALQLGVGAIAGLLGGLILAWLINRLDLASGLFAVLALSGAMALFGGTQLIGGSGYLAVYLCGVVLMDRVSGLRREELNITHGSLAWLSQILMFLMLGLLVSPHQFTGEIMHAAGVAFLLIFIARPLAVAVSLAPFRFSLQERIFISWVGLRGAVPIFLAIIPVVSPGPVDVNFFNVVFMVVIASLVLQGWTIPWLARRLDLEEKREAPASTSLERPEQ; translated from the coding sequence GAGTCGCTGGAACTGTTCCTGTTGATGGCTTCTGGCCTGGTCTTGCTCAGTGTCCTCATGAGCCCGCTCGCAATCCGCCTCGGCGCACCGATCCTGCTGATCTTTCTCGGGATCGGCATGCTCGTCGGTCAGGACGGGCCGGGGGGTTATGCATTCGACGACTTCGAGCTTGCCTACCATGTCGGCAGCATCGCACTGGCGGTGATCCTGTTTTCGGGCGGTTTGGGCACCCGTGTGCGCGATATCCGGGTCTCCTGGGGTCCGGCATTGATGCTCGCGACGTTCGGCGTAGTGATCACCGCTGCCGTGGTCGGCGTGTCGATCTGGCTGCTGGGCGTTTCCTTGTTGGTGGCCCTCTTGCTCGGCGCCGTCATCGGATCGACGGACGCGGCGGCGACCTTCCTGCTGCTGCAAGGACGAGGTATCAAGCTGAAGGGTCGGGTGATGGAGACCATCGTCGTCGAGTCCGGCCTCAACGATCCGATGGCGATCTTTCTGACCATCGTCCTGGTGTCCTTCGTCGATGCCGGAGGTGCCGAGCTGTCGTGGGCGCTGGGCGTGACCTTCGCGCTGCAGTTGGGTGTGGGCGCTATCGCGGGGCTCCTCGGAGGGCTGATCCTCGCCTGGCTGATCAACCGCCTGGATCTGGCGAGCGGGCTCTTTGCCGTGCTGGCCTTGTCCGGCGCTATGGCCCTGTTCGGCGGGACCCAATTGATCGGCGGCAGCGGCTATCTGGCAGTGTATCTGTGCGGGGTCGTCCTGATGGATCGCGTGAGCGGGTTGCGCCGGGAAGAGCTGAACATCACGCACGGCAGCCTCGCCTGGCTGAGTCAGATCCTGATGTTTCTCATGCTCGGCTTGCTGGTCTCGCCGCATCAGTTCACCGGCGAGATCATGCATGCGGCCGGCGTGGCATTTCTTCTGATCTTCATCGCCCGGCCGCTCGCCGTGGCCGTCAGTCTGGCACCCTTCAGATTCAGTCTCCAAGAGCGCATCTTTATCTCTTGGGTGGGCTTGCGCGGCGCCGTCCCCATCTTTCTCGCGATCATTCCGGTCGTGAGTCCCGGCCCCGTGGACGTGAACTTCTTCAATGTGGTCTTCATGGTGGTCATCGCCTCGCTCGTGTTGCAGGGCTGGACCATCCCATGGCTGGCGCGGCGATTGGATCTGGAGGAGAAGCGAGAGGCGCCTGCGTCAACATCGCTCGAACGCCCGGAACAATGA